The following coding sequences are from one Peromyscus eremicus chromosome X, PerEre_H2_v1, whole genome shotgun sequence window:
- the LOC131898873 gene encoding melanoma antigen preferentially expressed in tumors-like: MDTKNPKSLFDLAIQSLLRNESIAIQALEDMPRLFFVPLFIAAFKGGHKNILSEMVKVWPYYCLHIGSLTVQEPQHELLKAMIENLPVRPSRNSASRRPKLRILDIRQDNDCRTTCYEVSINEPFCFHSCAYSDSSILKIEGQHGFVNPESMVQFPRPVELLVDLSLDGSLVEKEFLVFLTRKIRESLGSLHICCRDLQVDKLCDSKCTLRLLDLNCVDQLSIDKGSLSDITNVLSQIDHLESLSLSKVTFRSLGGKLFKNFLGHLQRMNSLKEVSLSSFCLTGHLDRVLRVLPPSLNFLYLTYCDLSHRDFRFLAQNPQVSRLKLLNLSNNPMYWDDFEPFQTLLVNLSGTLRHLEINNCLINDTTISVLIPALIRCTHLRVLCFASNPITMPMLMTIMNNLTPLKKLKYVIYPIPVHCYEIWPFQGTIDRRKLAIVQLQLKVMLALAERADMNWITYLE, encoded by the exons ATGGATACAAAGAACCCAAAGTCACTGTTCGATCTCGCTATACAGAGTCTGCTGAGAAATGAGTCTATAGCAATCCAAGCTCTGGAGGATATGCCAAGACTCTTTTTTGTTCCACTGTTCATTGCTGCCTTCAAAGGTGGGCATAAGAATATATTGAGTGAGATGGTGAAAGTGTGGCCCTATTACTGTCTCCACATTGGGTCATTAACTGTACAGGAGCCTCAACATGAACTCCTGAAAGCCATGATTGAGAATCTTCCAGTGCGTCCTTCAAGGAACTCTGCTTCTAG GAGACCTAAACTGAGGATCCTAGATATAAGGCAAGACAACGACTGTAGGACCACATGCTATGAAGTCAGCATCAACGaacctttctgttttcattcttgtgCTTATTCTGACAGCTCTATCCTGAAAATAGAAGGGCAGCATGGTTTCGTAAATCCAGAGTCCATGGTTCAGTTCCCCAGGCCTGTAGAGTTACTAGTGGATCTTTCCCTAGATGGCTCCTTAGTGGAAAaggaatttttggtttttcttacaAGGAAAATTAGGGAGAGTTTAGGGTCTTTGCACATATGCTGTCGAGATTTACAAGTTGATAAACTGTGTGACAGCAAATGCACACTGAGACTTCTTGATCTCAACTGTGTTGATCAGTTGTCAATTGATAAGGGTTCGCTGAGTGATATCACCAATGTCCTGTCTCAGATAGACCACCTAGAGAGCCTCAGTCTGTCTAAAGTCACTTTTAGATCTCTGGGTGGGaaactctttaaaaatttccTGGGTCACTTGCAACGTATGAACAGCCTTAAGGAAGTCAGCTTGTCTTCATTCTGTCTCACGGGTCATCTGGACAGAGTGCTCAG AGTCCTGCCACCTAGTCTGAATTTCTTGTATCTGACATACTGTGATCTTTCGCACAGAGACTTCAGATTTCTGGCCCAGAACCCTCAGGTCTCCCGCCTAAAGCTGTTGAATCTTAGCAACAACCCAATGTATTGGGATGATTTTGAGCCCTTTCAAACTCTTCTGGTAAATCTCTCTGGTACTCTGCGGCATCTAGAGATAAATAATTGCCTTATAAATGATACTACAATCTCTGTTCTTATCCCTGCTCTGATTCGTTGTACTCATCTCCGTGTCCTGTGCTTTGCTTCTAACCCCATCACAATGCCTATGCTTATGACTATCATGAATAATTTAACACCCTTGAAGAAGCTAAAATATGTGATTTATCCCATCCCTGTACATTGCTATGAAATATGGCCTTTTCAGGGCACTATAGACCGAAGGAAGCTTGCTATTGTACAACTACAGTTGAAGGTGATGCTAGCGCTTGCAGAGAGAGCTGACATGAACTGGATCACTTACTTAGAATAA